A genomic window from Nocardioides rotundus includes:
- a CDS encoding sugar transferase yields MARGTGSPPRHARSDVGPAGRLGGRLRRIRIWPPLLKHGVRPLLVVSDAAACLAAALVVRPPLAAALAFSISVLALFALGDLYRSRLQLALLDDVPPMVGRILVAAAPPLALVELMASGPVGPVLTRISLTALLAGVLIFAGRSACYLLVRHLRTTGRVSHPTLIIGTSQVGRELADVLRTRREYGLRPEGFLDHRSHSGTLPVRGEPEDLPQLLAEGRIRVLVLAYGALPEHRLVELIRTCHRHRCEVFVVPRLYELHHVAGDMDMVWGMPLLRLRRWANLSPAWRLKRVLDVSVALVALLVASPVMALCAIAVRLEGGPGIIFRQERVGIDGRAFVLMKFRSLRPVDESESQTNWNIAHDDRLGPVGRRLRASSLDELPQLFNVLRGDMSLVGPRPERPHFVREFSREHPGYAFRHRVPCGLTGLAQVNGLRGDTSILQRARFDNFYIENWSLWLDIKILLRTTVAVFRAPGA; encoded by the coding sequence GTGGCGCGTGGGACAGGCTCCCCACCCCGCCATGCACGATCCGACGTCGGCCCCGCCGGCCGCCTCGGCGGCCGGCTGCGCCGGATCCGCATCTGGCCGCCGCTGCTCAAGCACGGCGTCCGGCCGCTGCTGGTGGTGAGCGACGCGGCGGCCTGCCTCGCGGCCGCGCTGGTGGTGCGTCCACCGCTGGCCGCCGCCCTCGCGTTCTCGATCTCGGTCCTGGCGCTCTTCGCGCTCGGCGACCTCTACCGGTCCCGGCTCCAGCTTGCCCTGCTGGACGACGTACCCCCGATGGTCGGGCGCATCCTGGTCGCAGCCGCGCCGCCGTTGGCGCTGGTCGAGCTGATGGCCTCGGGCCCGGTCGGCCCGGTGCTGACCCGGATCTCGCTGACCGCCCTGCTGGCAGGCGTGCTGATCTTCGCCGGCCGGTCCGCCTGTTACCTGTTGGTGCGTCACCTGCGCACGACCGGCCGGGTGAGCCACCCGACCCTCATCATCGGCACCAGCCAGGTCGGGCGCGAGCTCGCCGACGTGCTCCGCACCCGTCGGGAGTACGGCCTGCGCCCCGAAGGGTTCTTGGACCACCGCTCCCACTCGGGCACCCTGCCGGTCCGCGGCGAGCCGGAGGACCTGCCGCAGCTGTTGGCCGAGGGCCGGATCCGGGTCCTGGTGCTGGCCTACGGCGCGCTGCCCGAACACCGTCTCGTCGAGCTGATCCGCACCTGTCACCGCCACCGCTGCGAGGTCTTCGTGGTGCCGCGGCTCTACGAGCTGCACCACGTCGCCGGCGACATGGACATGGTCTGGGGCATGCCCCTGCTGCGGCTGCGCCGCTGGGCGAACCTGAGCCCGGCCTGGCGGCTCAAGCGGGTGCTGGACGTCTCCGTGGCGCTGGTCGCGCTGCTGGTCGCCTCGCCCGTGATGGCGCTGTGCGCGATCGCGGTCCGGCTCGAGGGCGGGCCGGGGATCATCTTCCGCCAGGAGCGGGTCGGCATCGACGGCCGGGCGTTCGTGCTGATGAAGTTCCGCTCGCTGCGGCCGGTGGACGAGTCGGAGTCGCAGACGAACTGGAACATCGCGCACGACGACCGGCTGGGGCCGGTGGGACGGCGCCTGCGGGCCTCGTCCCTGGACGAGCTGCCCCAGCTGTTCAACGTCCTGCGCGGCGACATGAGCCTGGTGGGCCCCCGGCCCGAACGACCGCACTTCGTCCGCGAGTTCAGCCGCGAGCACCCGGGCTACGCCTTCCGGCACCGGGTCCCCTGCGGTCTCACCGGCCTGGCCCAGGTCAACGGGCTGCGGGGCGACACCTCGATCCTGCAGCGCGCCCGGTTCGACAACTTCTACATCGAGAACTGGTCGCTGTGGCTCGACATCAAGATCCTCCTGCGCACCACGGTCGCGGTGTTCAGGGCGCCGGGGGCCTGA
- the lhgO gene encoding L-2-hydroxyglutarate oxidase, with amino-acid sequence MVVGQNASAYDVVVVGAGILGLATARELVRRRPGARVAVLDKEAAPGRHQSSHNSGVLHAGVYYAPGSLKAQLCVEGKRLMEDFAEEHGIGFERCGKLIVALDASELGRLETLHERGTANGVPGLRMVGPDEIEEIEPHAAGVRALHVPGTGIIDYAAVVRRLVELLREEGVEVRTWHEVLGIDEEPGGTRLHTSGGDLLARQVIACAGLHSDRVARLSADRADSDDVRIVPFRGDYYTLRPAARHLCRGLIYPVPDPSLPFLGVHFTRRVDGAVWAGPNAVLATAREGYRRTDLDRRDLAETLRFTGFHRLARRYWRTGATEVWRDVSASAFLRELQRYVPEVTSEDLVFGPSGVRAQAVSAEGALVDDFLLQESGRALHVLNAPSPAATASLAIAGRLAERMDLLMATT; translated from the coding sequence ATGGTTGTGGGGCAGAACGCATCTGCCTACGACGTGGTCGTCGTGGGCGCGGGGATCCTCGGTCTGGCGACCGCACGCGAGCTCGTACGGCGCCGCCCGGGAGCGCGGGTCGCCGTACTCGACAAGGAGGCCGCGCCCGGCCGGCACCAGAGCTCGCACAACTCCGGGGTGCTGCACGCCGGCGTCTACTACGCGCCGGGGTCGCTGAAGGCCCAGCTGTGCGTCGAGGGCAAGCGGCTGATGGAGGACTTCGCCGAGGAGCACGGCATCGGCTTCGAGCGCTGCGGCAAGCTGATCGTGGCCCTCGACGCCTCCGAGCTCGGGCGACTGGAGACCCTGCACGAGCGCGGCACCGCCAACGGCGTTCCGGGCCTGCGGATGGTCGGCCCGGACGAGATCGAGGAGATCGAGCCGCATGCCGCCGGGGTGCGGGCGCTGCACGTCCCCGGCACCGGGATCATTGACTACGCCGCGGTGGTGCGGCGCCTGGTGGAGCTGCTGCGCGAGGAGGGCGTGGAGGTCCGGACCTGGCACGAGGTCCTCGGGATCGACGAGGAGCCCGGCGGCACCCGGCTGCACACCAGCGGCGGCGACCTGCTCGCCCGCCAGGTGATCGCCTGCGCCGGACTGCACTCGGACCGGGTGGCCCGTCTCAGCGCCGACCGCGCGGACTCCGACGACGTGCGGATCGTGCCGTTCCGGGGTGACTACTACACCCTGCGGCCGGCCGCCCGGCACCTGTGCCGAGGGCTCATCTACCCGGTCCCGGACCCGTCCCTGCCGTTCCTCGGCGTGCACTTCACGCGTCGCGTCGACGGCGCGGTGTGGGCGGGGCCGAACGCGGTGCTGGCAACGGCCCGCGAGGGCTACCGGCGCACCGACCTCGACCGGCGGGACCTGGCCGAGACACTCCGCTTCACCGGCTTCCACCGGCTCGCGCGGCGCTACTGGCGCACCGGGGCCACGGAGGTGTGGCGCGACGTGAGCGCGTCCGCCTTCCTCCGCGAGCTGCAGCGCTACGTGCCCGAGGTGACGTCGGAGGACCTGGTCTTCGGGCCGTCGGGCGTCCGCGCCCAGGCGGTGTCGGCCGAGGGGGCGCTGGTGGACGACTTCCTGCTGCAGGAGTCCGGACGGGCACTGCATGTTCTGAACGCTCCGTCACCGGCGGCGACCGCGTCCCTCGCGATCGCCGGACGGCTGGCGGAGCGGATGGATCTGTTGATGGCGACCACGTAG
- the lexA gene encoding transcriptional repressor LexA produces the protein MARTRKVSEFPDGPADATGLTPRQQRVLATIKDSIEQRGYPPSMREIGAAVGLTSSSSVAHQLKALEEKGFLKRDPNRPRALEVFLPEVMAARRSISSAEEESVDVTGIGDAMPEATMVPVVGRIAAGGPILAEEQVSEVFPLPRTLVGDGTLFLLEVSGDSMIEAAICDGDYVVIRQQQTARDGEVVAALIEGEATVKTLRRRDGTVWLMPANAAYDPIDGTNASVLGVVTAVLRSL, from the coding sequence ATGGCCCGCACCCGCAAGGTCTCCGAGTTCCCCGACGGCCCCGCCGACGCCACCGGCCTGACCCCCCGTCAGCAGCGGGTGCTGGCGACGATCAAGGACTCCATCGAGCAGCGGGGCTACCCGCCCAGCATGCGCGAGATCGGCGCCGCGGTCGGGCTGACCAGCTCCAGCAGCGTGGCGCACCAGCTCAAGGCGCTGGAGGAGAAGGGCTTCCTCAAGCGCGACCCGAACCGTCCCCGGGCCCTGGAGGTCTTCCTGCCCGAGGTGATGGCCGCCCGGCGCTCCATCTCCAGTGCGGAGGAGGAGTCGGTGGACGTCACCGGGATCGGCGACGCGATGCCCGAGGCCACCATGGTCCCGGTCGTCGGGCGGATCGCGGCCGGCGGCCCGATCCTCGCCGAGGAGCAGGTCTCCGAGGTCTTCCCGCTGCCCCGCACCCTCGTGGGCGACGGCACGCTGTTCCTGTTGGAGGTGAGCGGCGACTCGATGATCGAGGCCGCGATCTGCGACGGCGACTACGTGGTGATCCGACAGCAGCAGACGGCCCGCGACGGCGAGGTGGTCGCCGCGCTCATCGAGGGGGAGGCAACGGTGAAGACCCTGCGTCGTCGCGACGGCACGGTCTGGCTGATGCCGGCCAACGCCGCCTACGACCCGATCGACGGCACCAACGCCAGCGTCCTGGGCGTAGTCACCGCGGTGCTGCGCAGCCTCTGA
- a CDS encoding SDR family NAD(P)-dependent oxidoreductase — translation MTSEPVRDNPGVAVVTGGARGIGRGIAERLVAQGRSVVVTDVDADAVAATAREIGAAEGIGQDVRDPVSHAEVARTALRHGPLTAWFNNAGVGDDGRLADLSEESCRRLVDINLQGVVWGMRAALEAFGPRGGDVVNTASLSAHGPVPGLSLYAATKAAVVSLTMSVAAEADPGVRVHALCPDGVDTDLVKAMDDRGMGKQLVFSGGRILTVDEVADAAVRMLGSQRVVRTLPARRGALMRASTLAPSVARRSMGLFAAQGRRAIRR, via the coding sequence ATGACCAGTGAACCGGTGAGGGACAACCCGGGCGTCGCCGTCGTGACCGGCGGGGCCCGCGGGATCGGCCGCGGCATCGCCGAGCGCCTGGTGGCGCAGGGGCGGTCGGTGGTGGTCACCGACGTCGACGCCGACGCGGTCGCCGCCACGGCGCGCGAGATCGGGGCGGCCGAGGGCATCGGCCAGGACGTGCGCGACCCGGTCTCGCACGCGGAGGTGGCGCGGACGGCGCTGCGGCACGGCCCGCTGACCGCGTGGTTCAACAACGCCGGCGTGGGGGACGACGGCCGACTGGCCGACCTGTCGGAGGAGTCCTGCCGCCGCCTGGTCGACATCAACCTGCAGGGTGTGGTGTGGGGCATGCGGGCAGCCCTGGAGGCGTTCGGCCCGCGCGGAGGCGACGTGGTCAACACCGCCTCGCTCTCGGCCCACGGCCCGGTGCCGGGCCTGAGCCTGTACGCCGCCACGAAGGCCGCGGTCGTCTCGCTGACCATGTCGGTGGCCGCCGAGGCCGACCCCGGGGTGCGGGTGCACGCGCTGTGCCCCGACGGGGTGGACACCGACCTGGTCAAGGCGATGGACGACCGGGGGATGGGCAAGCAGCTGGTGTTCTCCGGCGGACGGATCCTCACCGTCGATGAGGTCGCCGACGCCGCGGTCCGGATGCTCGGTTCGCAGCGCGTGGTGCGCACGCTGCCCGCGCGTCGGGGGGCGCTGATGCGGGCCTCGACGCTGGCGCCCTCGGTGGCCCGGCGCAGCATGGGGCTGTTCGCCGCGCAGGGGCGACGCGCCATCCGGCGCTGA
- a CDS encoding LysM peptidoglycan-binding domain-containing protein, with amino-acid sequence MSTIATTIRETRSTRDTRSTRETTPATAPRRRREVLRPAGRATQPGTPLVRTAPRERHLWLLEPLPTPTRTAPAARPVRPEPAAVPSAPGAVRLTRRGRAVAGVAAVAAAVTLGLGLTTAVGPEPAPTETTRMHVVQPGETLWAIAQGTSVDAPVGEVVDRIEELNDLDTALLEPGQRLRVPTAS; translated from the coding sequence ATGAGCACCATCGCCACCACCATCCGCGAGACCCGCAGCACCCGCGACACCCGCAGCACCCGCGAGACCACGCCGGCCACCGCGCCGCGTCGGCGTCGTGAGGTGCTCCGGCCCGCCGGCCGCGCCACGCAGCCCGGCACCCCGCTGGTGCGCACCGCACCGCGCGAGCGGCACCTGTGGCTGCTCGAGCCGCTGCCGACGCCCACCCGCACGGCCCCGGCGGCGCGCCCGGTCCGTCCGGAGCCGGCAGCCGTGCCCTCGGCCCCCGGCGCGGTCCGGCTCACCCGCCGCGGCCGGGCCGTGGCCGGGGTGGCGGCTGTGGCCGCCGCGGTGACGCTGGGTCTCGGCCTGACGACCGCGGTCGGGCCGGAGCCCGCGCCGACCGAGACCACCCGGATGCACGTGGTCCAGCCCGGCGAGACCCTGTGGGCCATCGCGCAGGGGACCAGCGTCGACGCACCCGTCGGTGAGGTCGTGGACCGGATCGAGGAGCTCAACGACCTCGACACCGCGCTGCTCGAGCCGGGCCAGCGGCTCCGGGTGCCGACCGCCTCCTGA
- the nrdR gene encoding transcriptional regulator NrdR, translated as MHCPYCRNCDTRVLDSRVAEDGGSIRRRRTCNDCGKRFTTVEQMQLTVLKRSGATEPFTRDKAVSGVRKACKGRPVSEDDLARLGQTVEGHLRAEGWAEVPAHEVGLAILGPLRELDEVAYLRFASVYRAFESAADFESEIAMLRMEREQQQSAATG; from the coding sequence GTGCACTGCCCCTACTGCCGCAACTGCGACACCCGGGTCCTCGACTCGCGGGTGGCCGAGGACGGCGGCTCGATCCGGCGCCGCCGTACCTGCAACGACTGCGGGAAGCGGTTCACCACCGTGGAGCAGATGCAGCTCACCGTGCTCAAGCGCAGCGGCGCCACCGAGCCCTTCACCCGGGACAAGGCGGTCAGCGGCGTCCGGAAGGCCTGCAAGGGCCGCCCGGTCTCCGAGGACGACCTGGCCCGGCTGGGGCAGACGGTGGAGGGGCACCTGCGCGCCGAGGGGTGGGCGGAGGTGCCGGCCCACGAGGTGGGGCTGGCGATCCTCGGCCCGCTGCGGGAGCTGGACGAGGTGGCCTACCTGCGGTTCGCGAGCGTCTACCGGGCGTTCGAGTCCGCCGCGGACTTCGAGTCCGAGATCGCCATGCTCCGCATGGAGCGTGAGCAGCAGCAGTCGGCCGCGACCGGCTGA
- a CDS encoding vitamin B12-dependent ribonucleotide reductase, producing MTETVSTGAATQQGKGLTMERVFSTEGVHPYDEITWERRDVVQTNWKTGEAVFEQRGVEFPDFWSLNASTIVTTKYFRGAVGTDAREWSLKQLIDRVVGKYVEAGRGGGYFATEADVEVFEHELTWLLVHQYFSFNSPVWFNVGTQSPQQVSACFILSVDDSMDSILNWYKEEGFIFKGGSGAGLNLSRIRSSKELLSSGGTASGPVSFMRGADASAGTIKSGGATRRAAKMVVLDVDHPDIEEFVATKAREEDKIRALRDAGFDMDLGGADITSVQYQNANNSVRVSDEFMRAVEDGTEFGLRARGTGEVIETVDARELFKKISLAAWECADPGLQYDDTINDWHTNPETGRITASNPCSEYMSLDNSSCNLASLNLLKFLREDDTFDADLFAKAVEVIITAMDISICFADFPTEAIGDTTVDYRQLGIGYANLGALLMAMGLGYDSDGGRAMAATITSLMTGTSYKRSAELAGIVGPYAGYQRNAEAHKRVMRKHQAANDAVRTLHAADTETHQLATQMWADVQTIGAANGFRNAQASVLAPTGTIGFMMDCDTTGIEPDFSLVKFKKLVGGGSMQIVNQTIPRALTKLGYAEEQVEAIVEYIAEHGHVIEAPGLKPEHYEVFDTAMGARALKPMGHVRMMAACQPFLSGAISKTVNLPETATVEEIEDIYLQSWKLGLKATAVYRDNCKVGQPLADAKAQRAEAKATVESEAEPKVVEKVVYAPTRKRLPKSRVSRTTSFTVGGAEGYMISGAHEDGTLGEIFLKLGKQGSTLAGVMDAFSIAISIGLQYGVPLETFVSKYTNQRFEPAGLTDDADIRMAQSVMDYVFRRLALDYLSFEDRSALGIYSAEERQRHLETGSYEPVEETGSTAAELVGGPAAASTAPAATVEGADAEEVVVEEDLIDSAEEVAAKPAPSEAHTSAELLEQITGTAIDSPLCFTCGTKMRPAGSCFVCEGCGSTSGCS from the coding sequence ATGACCGAGACGGTGAGCACCGGGGCAGCCACTCAGCAGGGGAAGGGGCTGACGATGGAGCGCGTGTTCTCCACCGAGGGCGTCCACCCCTACGACGAGATCACCTGGGAGCGCCGCGACGTCGTCCAGACCAACTGGAAGACCGGCGAGGCCGTCTTCGAGCAGCGCGGCGTGGAGTTCCCCGACTTCTGGAGCCTCAACGCCTCCACCATCGTCACGACCAAGTACTTCCGCGGCGCGGTCGGCACCGACGCCCGCGAGTGGAGCCTCAAGCAGCTCATCGACCGGGTGGTCGGCAAGTACGTCGAGGCCGGCCGCGGAGGTGGCTACTTCGCCACCGAGGCCGACGTCGAGGTCTTCGAGCACGAGCTGACCTGGCTGCTGGTGCACCAGTACTTCTCGTTCAACTCCCCGGTCTGGTTCAACGTCGGCACGCAGAGCCCCCAGCAGGTCTCGGCCTGCTTCATCCTCTCCGTCGACGACTCGATGGACTCGATCCTCAACTGGTACAAGGAGGAGGGCTTCATCTTCAAGGGCGGCTCCGGCGCCGGCCTGAACCTCTCCCGGATCCGCTCCAGCAAGGAGCTGCTCTCCTCCGGCGGCACCGCCTCCGGCCCGGTCTCCTTCATGCGCGGCGCGGACGCGTCCGCGGGCACCATCAAGTCCGGTGGCGCCACCCGGCGCGCGGCCAAGATGGTCGTGCTCGACGTCGACCACCCCGACATCGAGGAGTTCGTCGCGACCAAGGCGCGCGAGGAGGACAAGATCCGCGCGCTGCGCGACGCCGGCTTCGACATGGACCTCGGCGGCGCCGACATCACCTCGGTGCAGTACCAGAACGCCAACAACTCCGTGCGCGTCTCCGACGAGTTCATGCGCGCGGTGGAGGACGGCACCGAGTTCGGCCTGCGCGCCCGCGGGACCGGTGAGGTGATCGAGACCGTCGACGCCCGCGAGCTGTTCAAGAAGATCAGCCTCGCCGCGTGGGAGTGCGCCGACCCGGGTCTGCAGTACGACGACACCATCAACGACTGGCACACCAACCCCGAGACCGGCCGGATCACCGCGTCCAACCCGTGCTCGGAGTACATGTCGCTGGACAACTCCTCGTGCAACCTGGCCAGCCTCAACCTGCTGAAGTTCCTGCGCGAGGACGACACCTTCGACGCCGACCTGTTCGCCAAGGCCGTCGAGGTGATCATCACCGCGATGGACATCTCGATCTGCTTCGCCGACTTCCCGACGGAGGCCATCGGAGACACCACCGTCGACTACCGCCAGCTCGGCATCGGCTACGCCAACCTCGGCGCGCTGCTGATGGCGATGGGCCTGGGCTACGACTCTGACGGCGGCCGGGCGATGGCGGCCACCATCACCTCGCTGATGACCGGTACGTCGTACAAGCGCTCCGCCGAGCTCGCCGGGATCGTCGGCCCCTACGCCGGCTACCAGCGCAACGCCGAGGCGCACAAGCGGGTGATGCGCAAGCACCAGGCCGCCAACGACGCGGTGCGGACCCTGCACGCCGCGGACACCGAGACCCACCAGCTCGCCACGCAGATGTGGGCCGACGTGCAGACCATCGGCGCGGCCAACGGCTTCCGCAACGCGCAGGCCTCCGTGCTCGCGCCGACCGGCACCATCGGCTTCATGATGGACTGCGACACCACCGGCATCGAGCCCGACTTCTCCCTGGTGAAGTTCAAGAAGCTGGTCGGCGGCGGCTCCATGCAGATCGTCAACCAGACCATCCCGCGGGCGCTGACCAAGCTCGGCTACGCCGAGGAGCAGGTCGAGGCGATCGTGGAGTACATCGCCGAGCACGGCCACGTGATCGAGGCTCCCGGCCTCAAGCCGGAGCACTACGAGGTCTTCGACACCGCGATGGGCGCCCGGGCGCTCAAGCCGATGGGCCACGTGCGGATGATGGCGGCCTGCCAGCCGTTCCTGTCCGGCGCGATCTCCAAGACGGTGAACCTGCCGGAGACGGCCACCGTGGAGGAGATCGAGGACATCTACCTGCAGTCGTGGAAGCTGGGCCTCAAGGCGACCGCGGTCTACCGCGACAACTGCAAGGTGGGCCAGCCGCTGGCCGACGCGAAGGCCCAGCGGGCCGAGGCGAAGGCGACGGTGGAGTCCGAGGCCGAGCCGAAGGTCGTGGAGAAGGTCGTCTACGCGCCGACCCGCAAGCGGCTGCCGAAGTCGCGGGTCTCGCGGACCACGTCGTTCACCGTCGGCGGCGCCGAGGGCTACATGATCTCCGGTGCGCACGAGGACGGCACGCTGGGCGAGATCTTCCTCAAGCTGGGCAAGCAGGGCTCGACCCTGGCCGGCGTGATGGACGCCTTCTCGATCGCGATCTCCATCGGCCTGCAGTACGGCGTCCCGCTGGAGACGTTCGTCTCGAAGTACACCAACCAGCGCTTCGAGCCGGCCGGCCTCACCGACGACGCCGACATCCGGATGGCCCAGTCGGTCATGGACTACGTCTTCCGCCGGCTGGCGCTGGACTACCTGTCCTTCGAGGACCGCTCGGCCCTGGGGATCTACTCCGCCGAGGAGCGGCAGCGGCACCTGGAGACCGGCTCGTACGAGCCGGTCGAGGAGACCGGGTCCACCGCCGCCGAGCTGGTGGGTGGCCCGGCCGCCGCGTCGACCGCCCCGGCCGCGACCGTGGAGGGCGCGGACGCCGAGGAGGTCGTGGTCGAGGAGGACCTGATCGACTCCGCCGAGGAGGTCGCCGCCAAGCCGGCGCCCAGCGAGGCCCACACCTCCGCCGAGCTGCTGGAGCAGATCACCGGCACCGCCATCGACAGCCCGCTGTGCTTCACCTGCGGCACCAAGATGCGCCCCGCCGGCTCCTGCTTCGTCTGCGAGGGCTGCGGGTCCACCAGCGGCTGCAGCTGA
- a CDS encoding maleylpyruvate isomerase family mycothiol-dependent enzyme — protein MSDVRTPERSRAWMRQGTELFLNAADGADLDAPSLLPGWTRRHVVAHVAANADAIGNLVHWAATGEETPMYASPEDRAAGIQRGAALPDRELSGWLVGSAQSLEDAMAALPQERWATEIRTAQGRIVPATETSWMRAREVLVHAVDLDTGLGFADLPEDFLAALVEEIRVKRGLVGDLPGGPLPEVAAWLAGRPHRLSGAADLGPWL, from the coding sequence GTGAGCGACGTTCGCACGCCCGAGCGGTCCCGCGCCTGGATGCGTCAGGGGACCGAGCTGTTCCTGAACGCGGCAGACGGGGCCGACCTCGACGCGCCGAGCCTTCTCCCCGGATGGACCCGCCGGCACGTGGTCGCCCATGTCGCGGCCAACGCCGACGCGATCGGCAACCTCGTGCACTGGGCGGCCACCGGCGAGGAGACGCCGATGTATGCCTCACCCGAGGACCGCGCCGCCGGGATCCAGCGCGGCGCCGCGCTGCCGGACCGGGAGCTCTCCGGCTGGCTGGTGGGGAGCGCACAGAGCCTGGAGGACGCGATGGCCGCCCTCCCCCAGGAGCGCTGGGCGACCGAGATCCGCACCGCCCAGGGGCGGATCGTGCCGGCGACCGAGACGTCGTGGATGCGCGCCCGCGAGGTGCTCGTCCACGCCGTCGACCTGGACACCGGCCTCGGCTTCGCCGACCTGCCCGAGGACTTCCTCGCCGCGCTGGTGGAGGAGATCCGGGTCAAGCGGGGGCTGGTCGGTGACCTGCCCGGCGGCCCGCTGCCCGAGGTCGCCGCCTGGCTGGCCGGTCGGCCGCACCGGCTCTCCGGTGCGGCCGACCTGGGGCCGTGGCTGTGA
- a CDS encoding fumarylacetoacetate hydrolase family protein produces MHLATIRLDHSTRAVRRDGDRLVDLGYPDVGAYFAAGTPDERAGASYPLDGADFAPVVPHPSKVICVGHNYQNHIKEMGREMPAYPTLFTKFADTLTGAFDDIEKPAETDALDWEVELVVVIGQEVRRADETQAKAAIAGFTVMNDISVRDWQFRTVEWTQGKIWEASTPVGPYLVTPDEVGGLAPALEVSTTVDGQVMQRDDTGTLLFDPVMLVQYVSTIITLRPGDLIATGTPAGVGHARDPKVYLVGGEEVTAAVEGIGACVNRIVKA; encoded by the coding sequence ATGCATCTCGCCACCATCCGTCTCGACCACAGCACCCGGGCGGTCCGCCGTGACGGCGACCGGCTGGTCGACCTGGGCTACCCCGATGTGGGCGCCTACTTCGCCGCCGGCACCCCGGACGAGCGCGCCGGGGCGTCGTACCCGCTCGACGGTGCGGACTTCGCGCCGGTCGTGCCGCACCCCTCGAAGGTGATCTGCGTGGGCCACAACTACCAGAACCACATCAAGGAGATGGGGCGCGAGATGCCGGCGTACCCCACCCTGTTCACCAAGTTCGCCGACACCCTCACCGGCGCCTTCGACGACATCGAGAAGCCCGCCGAGACCGACGCCCTGGACTGGGAGGTCGAGCTCGTCGTCGTCATCGGCCAGGAGGTACGGCGCGCCGACGAGACCCAGGCGAAGGCCGCGATCGCCGGCTTCACGGTGATGAACGACATCTCGGTGCGCGACTGGCAGTTCCGCACCGTGGAGTGGACTCAGGGCAAGATCTGGGAGGCCAGCACCCCGGTCGGCCCCTACCTGGTCACGCCCGACGAGGTCGGCGGGCTCGCGCCCGCGCTCGAGGTCAGCACCACGGTCGACGGGCAGGTGATGCAGCGCGACGACACCGGGACGCTGCTCTTCGACCCGGTGATGCTGGTGCAGTACGTCTCCACGATCATCACGCTGCGGCCGGGCGACCTGATCGCGACCGGTACGCCGGCCGGGGTCGGCCACGCCCGCGACCCGAAGGTCTACCTCGTGGGCGGTGAGGAGGTCACCGCCGCCGTCGAGGGCATCGGGGCGTGCGTCAACCGGATCGTGAAGGCCTGA
- a CDS encoding cupin domain-containing protein, whose protein sequence is MSAMSPVRLQATEAADQPTVTPALERLYRGFEEELLVPLWTEIGDLMPVNPRSRAVPHRWEWGSLLRLAEQAGEIVPVGRGGERRAIALANPSLGGRPFATPTLWAAIQYLMPGEDAPEHRHTQHAFRFVVEGSGVWTVVGGDPVPMNRGDFLPQAGWNWHAHHNATEQPMAWIDGLDIPLQYLTEAQFFEPGRDELSHAERTTPERSRSERLWGHPGLRPLGAPAPSPGSPLLSYKWEFTDRALTDQLALEEQGYGGTVEPGHAAVRYANPHDGSDVLPTIRAELHRVVRGAETAPVRETGSSVYQVFDGSGVVTVGDHSWSVTRGDLFVVPSWEPLSVRSEAGATDSDSGALDLFRFSDAPVFAALHLHRTQKDS, encoded by the coding sequence ATGTCCGCCATGTCACCGGTCCGCCTGCAGGCCACCGAGGCCGCAGACCAACCGACCGTCACCCCCGCGCTGGAGCGGCTCTACCGCGGCTTCGAGGAGGAGCTGCTCGTCCCGCTGTGGACCGAGATCGGCGACCTGATGCCGGTGAACCCGCGCTCCCGGGCGGTGCCGCACCGCTGGGAGTGGGGCAGCCTACTGCGGCTGGCCGAGCAGGCCGGGGAGATCGTCCCGGTCGGCCGCGGCGGTGAGCGCCGGGCGATCGCGCTCGCCAACCCCTCGCTGGGCGGTCGTCCGTTCGCGACGCCCACGCTGTGGGCCGCGATCCAGTACCTCATGCCCGGCGAGGACGCGCCCGAGCACCGGCACACCCAGCACGCCTTCCGGTTCGTCGTGGAGGGCTCCGGGGTGTGGACGGTAGTCGGCGGCGACCCGGTGCCGATGAACCGCGGCGACTTCCTCCCGCAGGCGGGATGGAACTGGCACGCCCACCACAACGCCACCGAGCAGCCGATGGCCTGGATCGACGGCCTGGACATCCCGCTGCAGTACCTCACCGAGGCGCAGTTCTTCGAGCCCGGCCGCGACGAGCTCAGCCACGCCGAGCGGACCACGCCGGAGCGCTCCCGCTCCGAGCGCCTGTGGGGCCACCCGGGGCTGCGACCCCTGGGAGCGCCCGCCCCCTCTCCGGGCAGCCCGCTGCTGTCCTACAAGTGGGAGTTCACCGACCGGGCGCTGACCGACCAGCTCGCGCTGGAGGAGCAGGGGTACGGCGGCACCGTCGAGCCCGGGCACGCCGCGGTCCGCTACGCCAACCCGCACGACGGCTCCGACGTGCTCCCCACCATCCGCGCCGAGCTGCATCGGGTCGTCCGCGGCGCCGAGACCGCGCCCGTGCGCGAGACCGGCTCCTCGGTCTACCAGGTCTTCGACGGCTCCGGGGTGGTGACCGTCGGCGACCACTCCTGGAGCGTCACCCGAGGCGACCTCTTCGTGGTCCCGTCGTGGGAGCCGCTCTCGGTCCGCTCCGAGGCCGGCGCCACCGACTCCGACTCCGGCGCCCTGGACCTCTTCCGCTTCTCCGACGCCCCCGTGTTCGCAGCACTCCACCTCCACCGCACCCAGAAGGACTCCTGA